In Papaver somniferum cultivar HN1 chromosome 1, ASM357369v1, whole genome shotgun sequence, a genomic segment contains:
- the LOC113313389 gene encoding aspartic proteinase CDR1-like: protein MATLSSISSSALLPLLLVLILVSSSCFIFATSFSFSDHKPSTNPAGFSARLIHRDSPESPFYDPKLTDAERMRTAEERSIERYNHLTRRPNGVRAPIAYRLLEYTVDFGVGTPLVDTHAAMDTASDITWIQCRPCDNCYSQERGVPIFDPRKSSTYVKIECMDPLCLGDNDVTCDRDGKFCRYQRSYYDGAQSQGVFSNEAFWFVDTSHRTGRIGVGLAFGCGHNNTDVAGRTTATPGIFGLNREPASFITQLDVKLFSHCFVPKARKQTSLLRFGKDAIITGETTPIVESGTGGITDARYYVSLEGISVNNTKLNIPQGTFKLSAAGVGGVMIDTGSSNTHLRREAYELLLEELVKQIKLKREFVSNFDLCYLTYGLRDLIYIPDITLHFSGLDYMVQGWTTWTRVAIDNNIVCFMLKRAVDELTTIGAHQLQDVNVGYDLPRKLISLQNTDCRKVS, encoded by the coding sequence ATGGCTACATTATCATCAATCTCCTCTTCTGCTTTACTACCTCTTCTCTTGGTTCTGATTCTTGTGTCGTCATCATGTTTCATCTTTGCTACTTCATTCTCATTCTCAGACCATAAACCTAGCACGAATCCAGCTGGGTTTTCGGCGCGTTTAATTCACCGAGATTCACCGGAGTCGCCATTCTATGACCCTAAACTTACAGACGCTGAAAGAATGAGGACCGCAGAAGAGCGATCTATCGAACGATATAACCACTTGACAAGACGTCCAAATGGTGTGCGAGCTCCAATTGCTTACCGATTACTCGAGTACACCGTAGATTTTGGTGTAGGTACACCTCTAGTCGACACCCACGCCGCCATGGACACGGCTAGTGATATAACGTGGATCCAGTGCAGACCCTGCGACAACTGCTACTCCCAGGAAAGAGGAGTACCCATATTCGATCCCCGAAAATCGTCTACCTACGTAAAAATTGAATGCATGGATCCATTATGCCTGGGAGACAATGACGTGACGTGCGACAGAGACGGTAAGTTTTGCCGTTACCAGCGGTCGTATTATGACGGTGCGCAGTCACAGGGTGTTTTCTCAAATGAAGCATTCTGGTTTGTAGATACTAGTCATCGTACTGGGAGGATCGGGGTAGGATTAGCATTTGGTTGTGGACACAATAACACAGACGTAGCAGGTCGTACTACTGCAACACCAGGTATTTTTGGTTTAAATAGAGAACCTGCATCTTTCATCACACAACTAGATGTCAAACTCTTTTCCCATTGCTTTGTACCAAAGGCTCGGAAACAAACAAGTCTATTACGCTTCGGAAAAGATGCGATTATCACCGGTGAAACCACTCCGATAGTGGAGTCTGGCACTGGCGGTATAACTGATGCGCGTTATTATGTGAGTTTGGAAGGAATCAGTGTCAACAATACCAAGCTTAATATCCCACAAGGAACCTTCAAACTTTCAGCAGCGGGCGTCGGAGGAGTGATGATTGATACGGGCTCGTCGAACACACATCTTCGTAGAGAGGCATATGAGCTACTGCTCGAAGAATTGGTGAAGCAGATTAAACTGAAAAGAGAGTTTGTCTCAAATTTTGATTTGTGTTACCTGACTTATGGGCTGAGAGACTTGATATATATTCCTGACATCACTTTGCATTTTAGTGGTTTGGATTATATGGTACAAGGTTGGACTACTTGGACGCGTGTTGCTATTGATAATAACATTGTATGCTTCATGCTCAAAAGAGCAGTAGATGAGCTGACAACCATAGGTGCTCATCAGCTACAAGATGTTAATGTCGGGTATGATTTGCCAAGGAAACTCATTTCTCTCCAGAACACGGATTGCCGCAAAGTTAGTTAG
- the LOC113313365 gene encoding protein ACCELERATED CELL DEATH 6-like isoform X2 produces MERRGFMATEGALANEICISVEQRSFKSGYCYETTDGRNHDLYRPLLDAAMENKWRSVGDFIKSHPGSVEVPITVCGRTALHIAAGAGHSEFVLILVKLMSIEALELKDRYDGNTALHLAVIAGLDEAVKAMVQKDENLKYICNKKGLNPLLNAAIHVNVEHREIFRYLSSVMKDEDSSSFQGHLGAHLICSITRAGLYELAYTLISEHPSLATAREDDGKTMLDVLAEKGSARRLASAQQSALYFKSSPTQQYKFIDKPSTFLEKLLYPGPNCRARRSEHLRSSVILPELVNLIFEEMSRMTKEDMHRFFFNSNFLQTAAENGALEIVKKCISTYPDQLWFPHKGRSIFQLAAENRQDNIFDFLYDHMNADEKILITRVVDSNGGNILHIAAKIAPPFRLKRSPVKQIQGELKWFKKVEKRVPPALRKVRNDREETPQEVFTREHKDLVKKADAYMLRVAESCLIVAALVATVAFAAAFTVPGGNFSDSDPRNKGKPIFLGRKLFLLFMVLDAIALFSSAYSIQVFLSAFGRTHTEATFESIIPIRLKYGLISLRVSVVCVMIVFSIAISITLGNKYVWAPYLIGVVACTCCSPSFEFGKF; encoded by the exons ATGGAAAGAAGGGGATTCATGGCCACTGAAGGAGCCCTCGCCAACGAAATTTGTATATCTGTAGAGCAACGTAGTTTTAAGTCCGGCTATTGTTATGAGACAACAG ACGGCAGGAACCACGATTTATATCGACCTTTATTAGATGCAGCAATGGAAAATAAGTGGAGATCAGTGGGAGATTTCATAAAAAGTCACCCCGGTTCAGTGGAAGTCCCCATCACAGTTTGTGGAAGGACTGCATTGCATATTGCAGCTGGTGCAGGACACTCAGAATTCGTACTGATACTGGTTAAACTCATGTCCATAGAAGCACTTGAACTGAAAGACAGATACGATGGTAATACAGCTCTCCATCTTGCTGTTATTGCTGGGCTTGATGAAGCTGTTAAAGCAATGGTGCAAAAAGATGAAAACTTAAAATATATATGTAACAAAAAGGGGTTGAATCCGCTACTCAATGCTGCTATTCATGTCAATGTAGAGCATAGAGAGATTTTTAGATACCTAAGCAGTGTTATGAAAGATGAAGATTCAAGTTCCTTTCAAGGTCATTTGGGAGCTCATCTTATATGCAGTATAACTCGTGCTGGTTTATACG AATTGGCATATACTCTAATCAGTGAACACCCAAGTTTAGCAACTGCTAGAGAGGACGATGGCAAAACTATGCTAGATGTTCTAGCAGAAAAGGGCTCTGCGAGAAGGCTGGCCTCTGCTCAACAATCTGCACTGTATTTCAAATCATCAC CTACTCAGCAGTACAAATTTATCGATAAGCCATCTACATTTCTTGAAAAGCTATTGTATCCTGGCCCCAATTGTCGAG CTCGTCGCAGTGAACATTTGAGATCTTCTGTTATTCTCCCTGAGTTGGTAAATCTCATTTTTGAAGAAATGTCGCGCATGACAAAGGAAGACATgcatcgttttttcttcaattcaaATTTCCTACAAACCGCTGCAGAAAATGGTGCACTTGAAATTGTGAAGAAGTGCATTTCAACTTATCCGGATCAGCTTTGGTTTCCTCACAAGGGAAGAAGCATATTTCAACTAGCGGCCGAGAATAGACAAGacaatatttttgatttcttgTACGATCACATGAACGCAGATGAGAAGATTTTAATTACCCGCGTAGTGGATTCAAATGGCGGTAATATCTTACATATTGCTGCAAAAATTGCGCCTCCTTTTCGACTAAAACGTAGCCCTGTTAAACAAATACAAGGGGAGCTTAAATGGTTTAAG AAAGTGGAGAAGAGGGTACCACCTGCATTGAGAAAAGTGAGAAATGATCGAGAAGAAACTCCTCAGGAGGTTTTCACTCGGGAGCACAAAGATTTAGTGAAAAAAGCAGATGCATACATGTTACGGGTAGCGGAATCATGTCTAATTGTGGCGGCTCTTGTAGCTACAGTTGCTTTTGCGGCAGCATTCACAGTACCTGGTGGAAATTTCAGTGACAGTGACCCAAGAAACAAAGGAAAGCCAATATTCCTGGGAAGGAAGTTGTTCCTCTTATTCATGGTGTTAGATGCTATTGCTCTCTTTTCTTCAGCTTACTCAATCCAAGTGTTCTTATCTGCATTTGGCAGGACTCATACGGAAGCAACATTCGAGTCGATAATCCCGATAAGGCTCAAGTACGGTCTCATATCTCTTAGAGTCTCAGTAGTTTGTGTGATGATTGTATTTAGCATAGCGATTTCAATCACACTTGGGAATAAATATGTTTGGGCACCATATCTCATCGGTGTGGTTGCCTGTACTTGTTGCAGTCCTtcttttgaatttggaaaattctAA
- the LOC113313365 gene encoding protein ACCELERATED CELL DEATH 6-like isoform X1 yields the protein MERRGFMATEGALANEICISVEQRSFKSGYCYETTEDGRNHDLYRPLLDAAMENKWRSVGDFIKSHPGSVEVPITVCGRTALHIAAGAGHSEFVLILVKLMSIEALELKDRYDGNTALHLAVIAGLDEAVKAMVQKDENLKYICNKKGLNPLLNAAIHVNVEHREIFRYLSSVMKDEDSSSFQGHLGAHLICSITRAGLYELAYTLISEHPSLATAREDDGKTMLDVLAEKGSARRLASAQQSALYFKSSPTQQYKFIDKPSTFLEKLLYPGPNCRARRSEHLRSSVILPELVNLIFEEMSRMTKEDMHRFFFNSNFLQTAAENGALEIVKKCISTYPDQLWFPHKGRSIFQLAAENRQDNIFDFLYDHMNADEKILITRVVDSNGGNILHIAAKIAPPFRLKRSPVKQIQGELKWFKKVEKRVPPALRKVRNDREETPQEVFTREHKDLVKKADAYMLRVAESCLIVAALVATVAFAAAFTVPGGNFSDSDPRNKGKPIFLGRKLFLLFMVLDAIALFSSAYSIQVFLSAFGRTHTEATFESIIPIRLKYGLISLRVSVVCVMIVFSIAISITLGNKYVWAPYLIGVVACTCCSPSFEFGKF from the exons ATGGAAAGAAGGGGATTCATGGCCACTGAAGGAGCCCTCGCCAACGAAATTTGTATATCTGTAGAGCAACGTAGTTTTAAGTCCGGCTATTGTTATGAGACAACAG AAGACGGCAGGAACCACGATTTATATCGACCTTTATTAGATGCAGCAATGGAAAATAAGTGGAGATCAGTGGGAGATTTCATAAAAAGTCACCCCGGTTCAGTGGAAGTCCCCATCACAGTTTGTGGAAGGACTGCATTGCATATTGCAGCTGGTGCAGGACACTCAGAATTCGTACTGATACTGGTTAAACTCATGTCCATAGAAGCACTTGAACTGAAAGACAGATACGATGGTAATACAGCTCTCCATCTTGCTGTTATTGCTGGGCTTGATGAAGCTGTTAAAGCAATGGTGCAAAAAGATGAAAACTTAAAATATATATGTAACAAAAAGGGGTTGAATCCGCTACTCAATGCTGCTATTCATGTCAATGTAGAGCATAGAGAGATTTTTAGATACCTAAGCAGTGTTATGAAAGATGAAGATTCAAGTTCCTTTCAAGGTCATTTGGGAGCTCATCTTATATGCAGTATAACTCGTGCTGGTTTATACG AATTGGCATATACTCTAATCAGTGAACACCCAAGTTTAGCAACTGCTAGAGAGGACGATGGCAAAACTATGCTAGATGTTCTAGCAGAAAAGGGCTCTGCGAGAAGGCTGGCCTCTGCTCAACAATCTGCACTGTATTTCAAATCATCAC CTACTCAGCAGTACAAATTTATCGATAAGCCATCTACATTTCTTGAAAAGCTATTGTATCCTGGCCCCAATTGTCGAG CTCGTCGCAGTGAACATTTGAGATCTTCTGTTATTCTCCCTGAGTTGGTAAATCTCATTTTTGAAGAAATGTCGCGCATGACAAAGGAAGACATgcatcgttttttcttcaattcaaATTTCCTACAAACCGCTGCAGAAAATGGTGCACTTGAAATTGTGAAGAAGTGCATTTCAACTTATCCGGATCAGCTTTGGTTTCCTCACAAGGGAAGAAGCATATTTCAACTAGCGGCCGAGAATAGACAAGacaatatttttgatttcttgTACGATCACATGAACGCAGATGAGAAGATTTTAATTACCCGCGTAGTGGATTCAAATGGCGGTAATATCTTACATATTGCTGCAAAAATTGCGCCTCCTTTTCGACTAAAACGTAGCCCTGTTAAACAAATACAAGGGGAGCTTAAATGGTTTAAG AAAGTGGAGAAGAGGGTACCACCTGCATTGAGAAAAGTGAGAAATGATCGAGAAGAAACTCCTCAGGAGGTTTTCACTCGGGAGCACAAAGATTTAGTGAAAAAAGCAGATGCATACATGTTACGGGTAGCGGAATCATGTCTAATTGTGGCGGCTCTTGTAGCTACAGTTGCTTTTGCGGCAGCATTCACAGTACCTGGTGGAAATTTCAGTGACAGTGACCCAAGAAACAAAGGAAAGCCAATATTCCTGGGAAGGAAGTTGTTCCTCTTATTCATGGTGTTAGATGCTATTGCTCTCTTTTCTTCAGCTTACTCAATCCAAGTGTTCTTATCTGCATTTGGCAGGACTCATACGGAAGCAACATTCGAGTCGATAATCCCGATAAGGCTCAAGTACGGTCTCATATCTCTTAGAGTCTCAGTAGTTTGTGTGATGATTGTATTTAGCATAGCGATTTCAATCACACTTGGGAATAAATATGTTTGGGCACCATATCTCATCGGTGTGGTTGCCTGTACTTGTTGCAGTCCTtcttttgaatttggaaaattctAA
- the LOC113313401 gene encoding 60S ribosomal protein L27-like encodes MVKFLKPNKAVIVLQGRFAGRKAVIVKQFDEGTRERPYGHCLVAGIMKYPKKVIRKDSAKKTAKKSRVKAFIKVVNYNHIMPTRYNLDVDLKDVVTADALTSRDKKVTAAKETKKRLEERFKTGKNRWFFTKLRF; translated from the coding sequence ATGGTGAAGTTTCTGAAACCAAACAAGGCTGTAATCGTCTTACAAGGTCGATTCGCTGGTCGTAAAGCAGTGATTGTGAAGCAATTCGATGAAGGAACTCGTGAGCGTCCTTATGGTCACTGTTTGGTAGCTGGAATCATGAAATACCCAAAGAAAGTCATCCGTAAAGATTCAGCAAAGAAGACAGCAAAGAAATCGAGAGTGAAAGCTTTCATCAAGGTTGTGAATTACAATCACATCATGCCAACTCGTTACAATCTTGATGTGGATCTTAAAGATGTTGTTACAGCTGATGCGTTGACATCCAGAGATAAGAAGGTTACTGCTGCTAAGGAGACTAAGAAGAGGTTGGAGGAAAGGTTCAAGACTGGTAAAAACAGGTGGTTCTTCACTAAACTCAGGTTTTAA
- the LOC113313420 gene encoding scarecrow-like protein 23, producing the protein MIQSCSSNFLYHQSSSEYAAAANSVKTHKRMNQNDDELSIFNNSSDQSDDQNPPRKKQNFEEQGRMMVTDNQSDDDESSGLRLLGLLLKCAESISMDNLDEASDLLPEISQLSSPFGTSPERVASYFGQALQSRIISCCIGTYSPLDSDKTLNLNQSQKICNALQSYNSISPLIKFSHFTANQAIFQALEGEDRIHIIDLDIMQGLQWPGLFHILASRSKKKIRSMRITGIGSSMLMLQATGKRLSDFASSLGLPFEFNPLEGKVGNITDLSRLSPRQGGETTIVHWMHHCLYDVTGSDLGTLSLLKILRPKLITIVEQDLSHGGNFLGRFVEALHYYSALFDALGDGLSGDSIDRHQVEQQLFGVEIRNIVAVGGPKRTGEVKVDRWGDELRRIGFKSVSLGGNPAAQANLLLGMFPWKGYTLVEDEETGSLKLGWKDLSLLTASAWQLLE; encoded by the coding sequence ATGATTCAGAGTTGTAGTAGTAATTTTCTTTATCACCAATCATCATCAGAATATGCAGCAGCAGCAAATTCAGTGAAAACCCACAAAAGAATGAATCAGAATGATGATGAATTGTCAATTTTCAATAACAGCTCTGACCAATCAGATGATCAAAACCCACCAAGGAAGAAACAGAATTTTGAAGAACAGGGGAGGATGATGGTTACTGATAATCAgagtgatgatgatgaatcaagtGGACTAAGATTACTGGGGTTGTTACTAAAGTGTGCAGAATCAATTTCAATGGATAATCTTGATGAAGCAAGTGATTTATTACCAGAGATTTCTCAACTATCATCACCATTTGGCACTTCACCTGAAAGagttgcatcatattttggtcaAGCATTACAATCAAGAATCATAAGTTGTTGTATAGGTACGTATTCACCACTTGATTCTGACAAGACTCTGAATTTGAATCAGAGCCAGAAGATTTGTAACGCGCTTCAATCGTATAATTCGATTTCTCCATTGATCAAATTCTCTCATTTCACTGCAAATCAAGCAATTTTTCAAGCACTAGAGGGTGAAGACAGGATTCATATTATTGATCTTGATATAATGCAAGGACTTCAATGGCCAGGGTTGTTTCATATCTTAGCATCAAGATCAAAAAAGAAGATCAGATCAATGAGAATTACAGGGATTGGTTCATCAATGTTGATGCTACAAGCAACAGGGAAACGGCTCTCTGATTTCGCGAGTTCACTCGGTTTACCATTTGAGTTTAATCCATTGGAAGGTAAAGTTGGTAACATAACCGATCTCAGTCGACTCAGTCCAAGACAAGGTGGTGAAACGACAATAGTACACTGGATGCACCACTGTTTATACGACGTGACCGGTTCCGATCTAGGTACATTAAGCTTGCTCAAAATCTTGAGGCCCAAACTGATCACGATCGTCGAACAAGATTTAAGTCATGGAGGTAACTTCTTAGGTAGATTCGTCGAAGCATTACATTATTACTCAGCATTGTTTGATGCTCTAGGCGATGGATTAAGCGGAGACAGTATCGATAGACATCAAGTggaacaacaattattcggcgttgaaattaggaatattgtggcAGTTGGTGGACCAAAGAGAACAGGAGAAGTGAAAGTAGACAGATGGGGTGATGAGCTGAGAAGAATCGGTTTTAAATCGGTTTCACTCGGTGGCAACCCAGCAGCTCAAGCAAATTTGTTACTGGGCATGTTTCCATGGAAAGGTTACACTctagttgaagatgaagaaactggGTCTCTAAAATTAGGCTGGAAAGATTTATCTTTACTCACTGCTTCTGCTTGGCAACTGTTGGAATAA
- the LOC113313408 gene encoding uncharacterized protein LOC113313408 isoform X2 codes for MGAVAGQCLPSLGRVKLTDLIASEGLPSDTYKISVSTLSQSLTQFSAVILQLPASDGALLRSGLESAHLYFHQKASYPNAHMVHNHDSRDWCRTSGYYAEPQLCQETYDFRPGLTPTEPNNNTMEYPPAGLPDMFPLLARVARDVLDAITFSLNLRSSAFNGILDNVPLRNREISSSVLSVCCHSSRQAFQGQQHGLTTQDDDLGPHEAIVYPGLALYYATAGYVTPATHRIDTGSLHGYGRCSLAFKLMPKSMASLSGSEMSAAGHGIEAQFQLPILVDDFMQRTHPVDQLHNRQSFQNYNFPAAQDGSLKSLVKRRKPNTRCKPLPPSKRLRLEAQRVLKERVQEIADKKGIKLRFCSLKDCESHIQSLDSPCGSIRMEIGWPPGVPFVHPHDLPNKAKLGFLEAYEPGWTASQDVESSLIETGQASQYPSN; via the exons ATGGGTGCTGTGGCAGGCCAATGCCTGCCATCTCTTGGTCGCGTCAAACTTACGGATCTCATAGCCTCGGAAGGTCTTCCTTCTGATACATACAAAATTTCGGTTTCGACATTGTCCCAGTCTTTAACTCAGTTTTCTGCAGTAATACTTCAACTCCCAGCTAGTGATGGAGCCCTTCTAAGATCTGGTTTGGAATCTGCTCACTTGTACTTCCATCAAAAAGCTTCGTATCCCAATGCACATATGGTACATAACCATGACTCCCGAGACTGGTGCAGGACATCTGGTTACTATGCAGAACCTCAGCTGTGccaagaaacatatgatttcaGACCAGGTCTCACACCAACAGAGCCTAACAACAACACAATGGAATACCCTCCGGCTGGTTTGCCAGATATGTTTCCATTGCTTGCAAGAGTTGCTAGAGATGTTTTGGATGCCATTACCTTTTCATTGAACTTGCGTAGCTCTGCATTCAACGGCATACTCGATAATGTTCCACTGAGAAATAGGGAAATTTCATCATCGGTGTTATCTGTTTGCTGTCACTCAAGCAGGCAAGCATTTCAAGGACAACAACATGGTTTGACAACTCAAGATGATG ATCTTGGTCCTCATGAAGCCATAGTCTACCCTGGACTCGCGCTGTACTATGCCACTGCCGGGTATGTCACTCCTGCGACCCACCGAATAGATACAGGTAGCCTGCATGGCTATGGACGCTGTTCTCTAGCTTTCAAGCTCATGCCTAAATCCATGGCAAGTCTAAGTGGTTCGGAGATGAGTGCAGCAGGTCACGGAATTGAAGCTCAGTTTCAGCTTCCAATACTTGTGGATGACTTCATGCAGAGAACGCACCCAGTTGACCAACTTCATAACAGGCAAAGCTTCCAAAATTACAATTTTCCAGCTGCTCAAGATG GATCTCTGAAGTCGTTGGTGAAGAGGAGGAAGCCAAATACAAGGTGTAAACCACTGCCACCGTCAAAGAGGTTGCGTCTTGAAGCTCAAAGAGTCCTCAAAGAACGAGTTCAGGAAATAGCAGACAAGAAGGGCATTAAGCTGAGGTTTTGCAGCTTGAAGGACTGCGAAAGTCACATACAGAGCCTAGATAGCCCTTGTGGAAGCATAAGGATGGAGATCGGATGGCCGCCTGGTGTTCCATTTGTTCATCCCCACGATTTACCAAATAAGGCAAAGCTTGGTTTCCTTGAAGCGTATGAACCTGGTTGGACGGCTTCCCAGGATGTAGAGTCGAGTCTAATCGAAACCGGACAGGCCAGTCAATACCCATCTAATT GA
- the LOC113313408 gene encoding uncharacterized protein LOC113313408 isoform X1, protein MGAVAGQCLPSLGRVKLTDLIASEGLPSDTYKISVSTLSQSLTQFSAVILQLPASDGALLRSGLESAHLYFHQKASYPNAHMVHNHDSRDWCRTSGYYAEPQLCQETYDFRPGLTPTEPNNNTMEYPPAGLPDMFPLLARVARDVLDAITFSLNLRSSAFNGILDNVPLRNREISSSVLSVCCHSSRQAFQGQQHGLTTQDDGQLVMFSDHEHQVDKGLITLVKSDKPGLHIRDFHGNWMLVDADLGPHEAIVYPGLALYYATAGYVTPATHRIDTGSLHGYGRCSLAFKLMPKSMASLSGSEMSAAGHGIEAQFQLPILVDDFMQRTHPVDQLHNRQSFQNYNFPAAQDGSLKSLVKRRKPNTRCKPLPPSKRLRLEAQRVLKERVQEIADKKGIKLRFCSLKDCESHIQSLDSPCGSIRMEIGWPPGVPFVHPHDLPNKAKLGFLEAYEPGWTASQDVESSLIETGQASQYPSN, encoded by the exons ATGGGTGCTGTGGCAGGCCAATGCCTGCCATCTCTTGGTCGCGTCAAACTTACGGATCTCATAGCCTCGGAAGGTCTTCCTTCTGATACATACAAAATTTCGGTTTCGACATTGTCCCAGTCTTTAACTCAGTTTTCTGCAGTAATACTTCAACTCCCAGCTAGTGATGGAGCCCTTCTAAGATCTGGTTTGGAATCTGCTCACTTGTACTTCCATCAAAAAGCTTCGTATCCCAATGCACATATGGTACATAACCATGACTCCCGAGACTGGTGCAGGACATCTGGTTACTATGCAGAACCTCAGCTGTGccaagaaacatatgatttcaGACCAGGTCTCACACCAACAGAGCCTAACAACAACACAATGGAATACCCTCCGGCTGGTTTGCCAGATATGTTTCCATTGCTTGCAAGAGTTGCTAGAGATGTTTTGGATGCCATTACCTTTTCATTGAACTTGCGTAGCTCTGCATTCAACGGCATACTCGATAATGTTCCACTGAGAAATAGGGAAATTTCATCATCGGTGTTATCTGTTTGCTGTCACTCAAGCAGGCAAGCATTTCAAGGACAACAACATGGTTTGACAACTCAAGATGATGGTCAGTTGGTAATGTTTTCTGATCATGAGCATCAGGTCGATAAAGGTTTAATAACTCTTGTTAAGTCAGATAAACCAGGTTTACATATAAGGGACTTTCATGGCAATTGGATGCTTGTGGACGCAGATCTTGGTCCTCATGAAGCCATAGTCTACCCTGGACTCGCGCTGTACTATGCCACTGCCGGGTATGTCACTCCTGCGACCCACCGAATAGATACAGGTAGCCTGCATGGCTATGGACGCTGTTCTCTAGCTTTCAAGCTCATGCCTAAATCCATGGCAAGTCTAAGTGGTTCGGAGATGAGTGCAGCAGGTCACGGAATTGAAGCTCAGTTTCAGCTTCCAATACTTGTGGATGACTTCATGCAGAGAACGCACCCAGTTGACCAACTTCATAACAGGCAAAGCTTCCAAAATTACAATTTTCCAGCTGCTCAAGATG GATCTCTGAAGTCGTTGGTGAAGAGGAGGAAGCCAAATACAAGGTGTAAACCACTGCCACCGTCAAAGAGGTTGCGTCTTGAAGCTCAAAGAGTCCTCAAAGAACGAGTTCAGGAAATAGCAGACAAGAAGGGCATTAAGCTGAGGTTTTGCAGCTTGAAGGACTGCGAAAGTCACATACAGAGCCTAGATAGCCCTTGTGGAAGCATAAGGATGGAGATCGGATGGCCGCCTGGTGTTCCATTTGTTCATCCCCACGATTTACCAAATAAGGCAAAGCTTGGTTTCCTTGAAGCGTATGAACCTGGTTGGACGGCTTCCCAGGATGTAGAGTCGAGTCTAATCGAAACCGGACAGGCCAGTCAATACCCATCTAATT GA